From Herbiconiux flava, one genomic window encodes:
- a CDS encoding Fur family transcriptional regulator — translation MTIELETRIRSAGLRVTEQRMAVLRALETHPHADADEVRRLALGELPGLSLPATYVVLNALTEAGLLRRIEPAGSPARYERRVGDNHHHVVCTGCGAVDDVDCVHGAAPCLSPSSTSGFRVTTAEVTFWGLCPACQAAETTTTTEPERT, via the coding sequence ATGACCATCGAGCTCGAGACGCGCATCCGGAGTGCCGGCCTGCGCGTCACCGAGCAGCGGATGGCCGTGCTGCGGGCGCTCGAGACGCACCCGCACGCCGATGCCGACGAGGTGCGGCGGCTGGCGCTCGGGGAGCTCCCCGGGCTGTCGCTGCCGGCCACCTACGTCGTGCTGAACGCCCTCACCGAGGCCGGGCTGCTGCGCCGCATCGAGCCGGCGGGGTCTCCCGCCCGTTACGAGCGGCGCGTCGGTGACAACCACCACCACGTGGTCTGCACCGGCTGCGGCGCGGTCGACGACGTCGACTGCGTGCACGGCGCCGCGCCGTGCCTCAGCCCGTCGTCGACGAGCGGCTTCCGCGTCACCACCGCCGAGGTCACGTTCTGGGGCCTGTGCCCCGCGTGCCAGGCGGCGGAGACGACCACCACAACCGAACCGGAGAGAACATGA
- a CDS encoding ExeM/NucH family extracellular endonuclease, whose product MSESPSRSLKAVLATIAGGALFASPFVGVVSSASATEAPAAAAEYTIAEIQGTGDASPFATAEKPVVTTSGVVTAAYPVGGFNGYVIQTPGTGAEAEGRTASDAIFVYSKATVASVAIGDHVQVTGTVTEFQGLTEFEVGSADGLVKLDPAEAVTPLALTLPLDAAGREAVESMLVAPQGEFTVTNNYTTNQYAEIGLAAGDSPLTTPTEIARPGTGAYAAAVADNAARAVTLDDGASINFLGSDANKDVPLPYLTENPDIVVGSSATFAAPVVFDYRNNAWKFQPTAQYVSGATAPATFAGEQDAEPEDVGGALQIAGFNVLNYFTTTGDTLTGCTYYTDRDEDPVTVNSGCDARGAAEPEDLARQQAKIVAAINGLGAEVVSLEEIENSAKFGADRDQALSTLVAALNAAAGSEEWAFVPSPAADALPPIEEQDVIRTAFIYKKAVVAPVGASRVLLDPAFANARQPLAQEFAPVGAEGGEFLAIVNHFKSKSSSDTATGDNADGPQGYFNGDRVRQATALLSFSQSLQTELGTTDVFLIGDFNAYTQEDPAVTITDAGYVDQGAKSGKYSYSFSGTSGSLDHVYASPSADAKVSGVDIWNINSGETIAKEYSRYNYNATNFYDESVFRSSDHDPVIVGYTPSAAEQPSTLDLNLIDINDFHGRIDTNTVKFAGTVEQIKAQSPNSLFISSGDNVGASLFASAVQQDQPTIDVLNALDLKTSAVGNHEFDQGYSDLVDRIIGADDARNAEWDYLGANVYEKGTQTPALDEYSLQEVGGLTVGIIGAITQETPSLVSPGGIADLDFGDPVDAVNRVAAQLSDGDESNGEADVLIASYHEGAGAGLVEGATLEQELAEGGAFAEIVNDTDARVAAIFTGHTHKQYAWDGPIPGSDKTRPVLQTGNYGENIGHVVLSLDPATGEVEGYTAENVKRLAAATGATPEETAALSAALDAQLVSTYPAVAEVKTITDAALATAAEIGNQPKGSVTADITTAFSGGSYVDGVYTGGKRDDRASESTLGDLVADSLVSSLGSAERGGAEIGVVNPGGLREELTFAPDGVVTYAEANAVLPFVNNLWTTSLTGEQFTTVLEQQWQTNPDGTVPSRPYLQLGLSKNVTYTFDPDAERGSHITGVFIDGKPIDPAASYRVGSFNFLLQGGDNFREFAEGTDTRDSGLVDRDAWIAYLEANPGLTPDFARQAVAVTDVTAGPVELGAEVSATVSGLDLTSLGSPQNTTIQASWPGSVATFDATAVTGGSATVTVEVPADAYESSQLVLTAEPSGTVVRIPVTVTGGLPTPPEVDRIGGADRFEVSVNASKDGWPDGSDTVYLASGETFPDALSAAPAATRADAPVLLTTKASVPDSVKAEIQRLGATKIVIVGGVQAVSAEAEAGLKELGEVSRIGGADRFEASRNIAKAAFPDGAEVAVLATGTTYADALSAGAAVDGDGPVLLVNGPAAKLDSETADLLEELGVSKIVIVGGTDSVSVGILNKAATIAPTVRLGGADRYATSRSINRYFFDEAGRVLLATGERFPDALSGSAYGPRIDAPLFTVPGSCIPAETLERITDLGATEVTLLGGENALPTAVADLTVCTG is encoded by the coding sequence ATGTCCGAATCACCCTCGAGGTCGCTGAAAGCGGTCCTCGCCACGATCGCCGGAGGGGCGCTGTTCGCCTCGCCCTTCGTCGGCGTCGTGTCCAGCGCCTCCGCCACCGAGGCGCCTGCCGCCGCGGCGGAGTACACCATCGCCGAGATCCAGGGCACGGGCGACGCCTCGCCCTTCGCCACGGCCGAGAAGCCGGTGGTGACCACCAGCGGCGTCGTCACCGCGGCCTATCCGGTGGGCGGGTTCAACGGCTACGTCATCCAGACGCCCGGCACCGGTGCCGAGGCCGAGGGCCGCACCGCCAGCGATGCGATCTTCGTCTACTCGAAGGCGACCGTCGCATCCGTCGCCATCGGTGACCACGTGCAGGTCACCGGCACGGTCACCGAGTTCCAGGGCCTGACCGAGTTCGAGGTGGGCTCGGCCGACGGACTGGTGAAGCTCGACCCGGCCGAGGCCGTCACGCCGCTCGCCCTCACGCTGCCGCTCGACGCGGCCGGCCGCGAGGCCGTGGAGAGCATGCTCGTCGCCCCGCAGGGCGAGTTCACGGTCACGAACAACTACACCACCAACCAGTACGCCGAGATCGGCCTCGCCGCCGGCGACTCCCCGCTCACCACCCCCACCGAGATCGCCCGCCCGGGCACCGGCGCGTACGCCGCCGCCGTGGCCGACAACGCGGCCCGAGCCGTGACGCTCGACGACGGGGCGAGCATCAACTTCCTCGGCTCCGACGCCAACAAGGACGTCCCGCTGCCCTACCTGACCGAGAACCCCGACATCGTCGTGGGCTCCTCGGCGACGTTCGCCGCTCCGGTCGTCTTCGACTACCGGAACAACGCCTGGAAGTTCCAGCCGACCGCGCAGTACGTCTCGGGCGCCACAGCCCCCGCGACCTTCGCCGGCGAGCAGGACGCCGAGCCCGAGGACGTCGGAGGCGCGCTGCAGATCGCAGGCTTCAACGTGCTCAACTACTTCACGACCACCGGCGACACGCTCACCGGATGCACGTACTACACCGACCGCGACGAGGACCCGGTGACGGTCAACTCCGGCTGCGACGCCCGCGGTGCCGCCGAGCCCGAGGACCTCGCCCGCCAGCAGGCCAAGATCGTCGCGGCGATCAACGGCCTCGGTGCCGAGGTCGTCTCGCTCGAGGAGATCGAGAACTCGGCGAAGTTCGGCGCCGACCGCGACCAGGCGCTGTCGACCCTCGTCGCGGCGCTGAACGCGGCCGCCGGCTCCGAGGAGTGGGCCTTCGTGCCCTCGCCCGCCGCCGACGCGCTGCCGCCGATCGAGGAGCAGGACGTCATCCGCACCGCCTTCATCTACAAGAAGGCCGTCGTGGCTCCGGTGGGCGCCTCGCGCGTGCTGCTCGACCCGGCGTTCGCGAACGCCCGTCAGCCCCTCGCCCAGGAGTTCGCTCCGGTCGGCGCCGAGGGCGGCGAGTTCCTCGCCATCGTCAACCACTTCAAGTCGAAGTCGTCCTCCGACACGGCCACCGGCGACAACGCCGACGGCCCGCAGGGCTACTTCAACGGTGACCGCGTGCGCCAGGCGACCGCCCTGCTGAGCTTCTCGCAGTCGCTGCAGACCGAGCTCGGCACCACCGACGTGTTCCTGATCGGCGACTTCAACGCCTACACGCAGGAGGACCCGGCGGTCACGATCACCGACGCCGGCTACGTCGACCAGGGCGCAAAGTCGGGCAAGTACAGCTACTCCTTCAGCGGAACGAGCGGCTCGCTCGACCACGTCTACGCCAGTCCCTCGGCCGACGCCAAGGTGAGCGGCGTCGACATCTGGAACATCAACTCGGGCGAGACGATCGCGAAGGAGTACAGCCGCTACAACTACAACGCGACGAACTTCTACGACGAGAGCGTCTTCCGCTCCAGCGACCACGACCCGGTGATCGTCGGCTACACGCCGTCAGCCGCCGAGCAGCCGTCGACCCTCGACCTGAACCTGATCGACATCAACGACTTCCACGGCCGCATCGACACCAACACCGTGAAGTTCGCCGGAACGGTCGAGCAGATCAAGGCGCAGAGCCCGAACTCGCTCTTCATCTCCTCGGGTGACAACGTCGGCGCCTCGCTGTTCGCCTCGGCGGTGCAGCAGGACCAGCCCACGATCGACGTTCTGAACGCGCTCGACCTGAAGACGAGCGCCGTGGGCAACCACGAGTTCGACCAGGGCTACTCCGACCTCGTCGACCGGATCATCGGTGCCGACGACGCCCGGAACGCCGAGTGGGACTACCTCGGTGCGAACGTCTACGAGAAGGGCACCCAGACCCCGGCGCTCGACGAGTACTCGCTGCAGGAGGTGGGCGGCCTCACGGTCGGCATCATCGGCGCGATCACCCAGGAGACTCCGTCGCTGGTGTCGCCCGGCGGCATCGCCGACCTCGACTTCGGTGACCCGGTGGACGCGGTGAACCGCGTGGCCGCTCAACTGAGCGACGGCGACGAGTCCAACGGCGAGGCCGACGTGCTGATCGCCAGCTACCACGAGGGTGCCGGCGCGGGCCTCGTCGAGGGCGCCACCCTCGAGCAGGAGCTCGCCGAGGGCGGCGCGTTCGCCGAGATCGTGAACGACACCGACGCCCGCGTGGCGGCGATCTTCACCGGCCACACCCACAAGCAGTACGCGTGGGACGGCCCGATCCCGGGCAGCGACAAGACCCGCCCGGTGCTGCAGACCGGCAACTACGGCGAGAACATCGGCCACGTCGTGCTCTCGCTCGACCCGGCCACCGGTGAGGTCGAGGGCTACACGGCCGAGAACGTGAAGCGCCTCGCCGCCGCCACCGGCGCGACGCCCGAGGAGACGGCCGCCCTGAGCGCCGCCCTCGACGCCCAGCTGGTCAGCACCTACCCGGCCGTGGCCGAGGTGAAGACGATCACGGATGCGGCGCTCGCCACGGCCGCCGAGATCGGCAACCAGCCCAAGGGCTCGGTCACCGCGGACATCACCACCGCCTTCAGCGGCGGCTCGTACGTCGACGGCGTCTACACCGGGGGCAAGCGCGACGACCGCGCCTCGGAGTCGACGCTCGGCGACCTGGTGGCCGACTCCCTCGTCTCCTCGCTCGGCTCGGCCGAGCGCGGCGGCGCCGAGATCGGCGTGGTCAACCCCGGCGGCCTCCGTGAGGAGCTGACCTTCGCCCCCGACGGCGTGGTCACCTACGCCGAGGCCAACGCGGTGCTGCCGTTCGTGAACAACCTCTGGACGACGAGCCTCACGGGCGAGCAGTTCACGACGGTTCTCGAGCAGCAGTGGCAGACCAACCCCGACGGCACCGTGCCGTCACGGCCCTACCTGCAGCTCGGGCTGTCGAAGAACGTGACCTACACCTTCGACCCCGACGCCGAGCGCGGCTCGCACATCACCGGCGTCTTCATCGACGGGAAGCCGATCGATCCCGCGGCCTCGTACCGCGTCGGCTCGTTCAACTTCCTGCTCCAGGGCGGCGACAACTTCCGCGAGTTCGCGGAGGGGACCGACACCCGCGACTCGGGTCTCGTCGACCGCGACGCGTGGATCGCCTACCTCGAGGCGAATCCGGGCCTCACGCCCGACTTCGCCCGTCAGGCGGTCGCGGTGACCGACGTCACCGCCGGCCCGGTGGAGCTCGGCGCCGAGGTGTCCGCCACCGTGTCGGGTCTCGACCTGACCTCGCTCGGCAGCCCGCAGAACACCACCATCCAGGCCTCCTGGCCCGGATCGGTGGCGACCTTCGACGCCACCGCCGTGACCGGCGGCAGCGCGACGGTCACCGTCGAGGTGCCGGCCGACGCCTACGAGTCGAGCCAGCTGGTGCTGACCGCGGAGCCGAGCGGCACGGTCGTGCGGATCCCGGTGACCGTCACCGGCGGACTGCCGACCCCGCCCGAGGTCGACCGCATCGGCGGCGCCGACCGCTTCGAGGTCTCGGTGAACGCGTCGAAGGACGGCTGGCCGGACGGCTCGGACACGGTCTACCTCGCCAGCGGTGAGACCTTCCCCGACGCCCTGTCGGCGGCTCCCGCCGCGACGCGCGCCGACGCTCCGGTGCTGCTCACCACGAAGGCCTCCGTGCCCGACTCGGTGAAGGCCGAGATCCAGCGCCTCGGTGCGACGAAGATCGTCATCGTCGGCGGAGTGCAGGCGGTGTCGGCCGAGGCCGAGGCCGGCCTGAAGGAGCTCGGCGAGGTCAGCCGCATCGGCGGCGCCGACCGCTTCGAGGCCTCGCGGAACATCGCGAAGGCCGCGTTCCCCGACGGGGCCGAGGTCGCCGTGCTGGCGACCGGCACCACCTACGCCGACGCCCTGTCCGCGGGTGCCGCGGTCGACGGCGACGGCCCGGTGCTGCTGGTGAACGGCCCGGCGGCGAAGCTCGACTCCGAGACGGCCGACCTCCTGGAGGAGCTCGGCGTGTCGAAGATCGTGATCGTCGGCGGCACCGACTCGGTGTCGGTGGGCATCCTGAACAAGGCGGCGACCATCGCCCCGACCGTCCGCCTGGGAGGTGCCGACCGCTACGCGACCTCGCGCAGCATCAACCGGTACTTCTTCGACGAGGCCGGGCGGGTGCTGCTCGCCACGGGTGAGCGGTTCCCGGACGCGCTGTCGGGCTCGGCCTACGGACCGCGGATCGACGCCCCGCTGTTCACGGTGCCCGGCTCGTGCATCCCCGCCGAGACCCTCGAGCGGATCACCGATCTGGGAGCGACCGAGGTCACCCTGCTGGGTGGCGAGAACGCCCTCCCGACGGCCGTGGCCGACCTCACGGTGTGCACCGGCTAG
- a CDS encoding LuxR C-terminal-related transcriptional regulator, which produces MPGTARRRVVGAPSEEVVGLDRDPTEIAELLATGGSVVIVGVPGSGKSHLARAVTAELRRRDLDPVVLRPGQRPPEGLGEHPAPGVPSLVLVVDDARSFDEPDLEAISRAAYTGRARVLLTAETDPCTQSSGLPPVLAQLWLDGVAVRHDLQLLDDVTADQLISCVVGDDVLDSVTRAVVTQRSAGNRMLLRELALDAAEAQRGGGHEPWETRRARAGSRLADALRTVVADYDEEQKLALALVGRLDGIEYSTLSRVVRPAVLDALIGRRVLRETGPHRLLHATAPIAQEADHRLPPGRVDTVVDELIGRMLTQPGVGTSEPVMRAAAAAWHSGSDSVPSPGEVDPVLRGRVLGTAAAAANAEGRAGLALDYVALGFAVDGHPGLNLEASRALARLHEIDEAYAQISRLDAATVPVPELRRLVRWWASMIAWNPAGQTIADIEEWLAAAGVTDRSVLCELDVQRAEECYLDLDWTGGERNALRVLAEPEAGTLARLRASVVAAMCAAQLGRGSDGLTMLARAERINRDPVTSRPVSLRTELVLICFQAFTGVIATSMPPHLDARLRFAVGVAAQRKDRSGLALAGIVSGVALGFAAGDDARAELEFGAAIDRIDRIEFAVFRPLVGDLRASALARLGRVAEARQVLDEIDIEQLRTHRLFRYSRHVAEYNIAVAAGEFGTAEAALVAAEAERVAGDATAGPSVTDRKRRQSLDRTIDTLAPAGRSESPAGRVLTEREHEIALLVARRLSNKEIAQQLYLSVRTVESHIYAARGKLGAGSRRELGDRVREQDARDRVADGRL; this is translated from the coding sequence ATGCCGGGTACCGCACGACGACGAGTCGTCGGTGCGCCGTCCGAGGAGGTCGTCGGGCTCGACCGCGATCCCACCGAGATCGCCGAGCTGCTGGCCACCGGCGGGAGCGTCGTGATCGTCGGCGTGCCGGGCAGCGGCAAGAGCCATCTGGCGCGCGCCGTCACCGCCGAGCTGCGCCGGCGTGACCTCGACCCGGTCGTGCTGCGGCCCGGGCAGAGGCCGCCCGAGGGGCTCGGCGAGCATCCGGCGCCCGGCGTGCCCTCGCTCGTGCTCGTCGTCGACGACGCCCGCTCGTTCGACGAGCCCGACCTCGAGGCGATCAGCCGCGCGGCCTACACGGGCCGCGCCCGCGTGCTGCTGACGGCCGAGACAGACCCCTGCACCCAGTCGTCCGGGCTGCCGCCCGTGCTCGCTCAGCTCTGGCTCGACGGTGTCGCCGTGCGCCACGATCTGCAGCTCCTCGACGACGTCACGGCCGATCAGCTGATCTCCTGCGTGGTCGGCGACGACGTGCTCGACTCGGTCACCCGCGCCGTGGTCACCCAGCGCTCGGCCGGCAACCGGATGCTCCTCCGCGAGCTCGCCCTCGATGCCGCCGAGGCGCAGCGCGGGGGCGGGCACGAGCCGTGGGAGACCCGCCGGGCGCGGGCCGGATCCCGGCTCGCCGACGCCCTGCGCACCGTGGTCGCCGACTACGACGAGGAGCAGAAGCTCGCACTGGCGCTGGTCGGCCGGCTCGACGGGATCGAGTACTCGACGCTGAGCCGCGTCGTTCGGCCCGCGGTGCTCGACGCGCTGATCGGCCGCCGGGTGCTGCGCGAGACCGGCCCGCACCGGCTGCTGCACGCCACGGCCCCGATCGCCCAGGAGGCCGACCACCGGCTGCCGCCCGGGCGGGTCGACACCGTGGTCGACGAGCTGATCGGCCGCATGCTCACCCAGCCGGGGGTCGGCACGAGCGAGCCCGTGATGCGGGCCGCCGCGGCCGCGTGGCACTCCGGGAGCGACTCGGTGCCCTCGCCCGGGGAGGTCGATCCGGTGCTGCGGGGCCGGGTGCTCGGCACCGCCGCCGCGGCCGCCAACGCCGAGGGGCGCGCGGGGTTGGCACTGGACTACGTGGCCCTGGGCTTCGCGGTGGACGGGCATCCGGGCCTCAACCTCGAGGCGTCGCGGGCGCTCGCGCGGCTGCACGAGATCGACGAGGCCTACGCCCAGATCTCGCGGCTGGACGCCGCCACCGTGCCGGTGCCCGAGCTCCGGCGCCTGGTGCGGTGGTGGGCGAGCATGATCGCCTGGAACCCCGCCGGGCAGACGATCGCCGACATCGAGGAATGGCTGGCCGCAGCGGGGGTGACCGACCGGAGCGTGCTCTGCGAGCTCGACGTGCAGCGCGCCGAGGAATGCTACCTCGACCTGGACTGGACGGGCGGCGAGCGGAACGCGCTGCGGGTGCTCGCCGAGCCCGAGGCCGGCACGCTCGCACGCCTGCGCGCCTCGGTGGTCGCGGCGATGTGCGCCGCCCAGCTGGGGCGCGGCTCCGACGGGCTCACGATGCTGGCCCGCGCCGAGCGGATCAACCGCGACCCCGTCACGAGCCGGCCGGTGTCGCTGCGCACCGAACTCGTGCTGATCTGCTTCCAGGCCTTCACCGGCGTGATCGCCACCAGCATGCCACCCCATCTCGACGCCCGGCTGCGCTTCGCCGTCGGCGTCGCGGCCCAGCGCAAGGACCGCAGCGGGCTCGCGCTGGCCGGAATCGTCTCGGGCGTCGCTCTCGGGTTCGCCGCGGGCGACGACGCCCGCGCCGAACTCGAGTTCGGCGCGGCCATCGACCGGATCGACCGGATCGAGTTCGCCGTCTTCCGCCCCCTCGTCGGCGACCTGCGCGCCAGCGCGCTCGCCCGGCTGGGCCGGGTGGCGGAAGCCAGGCAGGTGCTCGACGAGATCGACATCGAGCAGCTGCGCACGCACCGACTGTTCCGCTATTCGCGGCACGTCGCGGAGTACAACATCGCCGTCGCGGCCGGAGAGTTCGGCACCGCCGAGGCGGCCCTCGTCGCCGCCGAGGCCGAGCGGGTGGCGGGCGACGCGACCGCCGGCCCCTCGGTCACCGACCGCAAGCGGAGGCAGAGCCTCGACCGCACCATCGACACCCTCGCGCCCGCCGGCCGCAGCGAGAGCCCGGCCGGCCGGGTGCTGACCGAGCGCGAGCACGAGATCGCGCTGCTGGTGGCGCGACGGCTGAGCAACAAGGAGATCGCGCAGCAGCTGTACCTCTCGGTGCGCACGGTCGAGTCGCACATCTACGCCGCGCGCGGCAAGCTGGGCGCCGGGTCGCGCCGGGAGCTCGGTGACCGGGTGCGCGAGCAGGATGCCCGGGACCGCGTGGCGGACGGTAGACTGTAG
- the purS gene encoding phosphoribosylformylglycinamidine synthase subunit PurS: MPKIVVDVMPKAELLDPQGKAVAGALTRLGKSEFTGVRVGKRFELTVDGVVDAAVLADVREIAEELLSNSVIEDVVNITVLDEAGAHSAAASGALA, encoded by the coding sequence GTGCCGAAAATCGTCGTCGACGTCATGCCGAAAGCCGAACTCCTCGACCCGCAGGGCAAGGCCGTCGCCGGCGCGCTGACGCGGCTCGGCAAGAGCGAGTTCACCGGGGTGCGAGTGGGCAAGCGCTTCGAGCTCACGGTCGACGGTGTCGTCGACGCGGCGGTGCTCGCCGACGTGCGCGAGATCGCCGAGGAGCTGCTGTCGAACTCCGTCATCGAGGACGTGGTGAACATCACGGTGCTCGACGAGGCCGGCGCCCACAGCGCGGCCGCCTCCGGAGCGCTGGCATGA
- the purQ gene encoding phosphoribosylformylglycinamidine synthase subunit PurQ, whose amino-acid sequence MTRVGVVTFPGSLDDRDAQRAVRFVGAEPVALWHGDHDLQGVDAVVLPGGFSYGDYLRCGAIASHSPIMREVVAAAERGVPVLGICNGFQMLTEAHLLPGGLIRNDHGSFICRDQVLRVENASTAWTNAFDVGQEITIPLKNGEGGYIASAETLERLEGEGLVTFRYVGVNPNGSLNDIAGVSNERGNVVGLMPHPEHAIEAGFGPDTAVAMRSGVDGLGIFTSALQSLLAV is encoded by the coding sequence ATGACCCGCGTCGGCGTCGTCACCTTCCCGGGCTCGCTCGACGACCGCGACGCCCAGCGCGCGGTGCGCTTCGTCGGCGCCGAGCCGGTGGCGCTCTGGCACGGCGACCACGATCTGCAGGGCGTCGACGCGGTCGTGCTGCCCGGCGGGTTCAGCTACGGCGACTACCTGCGCTGCGGCGCCATCGCCTCGCACTCGCCGATCATGCGCGAGGTCGTCGCGGCCGCCGAGCGCGGCGTGCCGGTGCTCGGCATCTGCAACGGCTTCCAGATGCTCACCGAGGCGCACCTGCTGCCCGGCGGCCTGATCCGCAACGACCACGGCTCGTTCATCTGCCGCGACCAGGTGCTGCGGGTCGAGAACGCCTCGACGGCCTGGACCAACGCGTTCGACGTCGGCCAGGAGATCACCATCCCGCTGAAGAACGGCGAGGGCGGCTACATCGCCTCCGCCGAGACGCTCGAGCGGCTCGAGGGCGAGGGTCTGGTGACGTTCCGTTACGTCGGCGTGAACCCGAACGGCTCGCTCAACGACATCGCCGGCGTCTCCAACGAGCGCGGCAACGTGGTCGGCCTGATGCCGCACCCCGAGCACGCCATCGAGGCCGGTTTCGGCCCCGACACCGCCGTGGCCATGCGCTCGGGCGTCGACGGGCTGGGCATCTTCACCTCGGCGCTGCAGTCGCTGCTGGCCGTCTGA
- a CDS encoding O-acetyl-ADP-ribose deacetylase, protein MTGSIALLRADITTVEADAIVNAANSSLLGGGGVDGAIHRRGGPEILAACRELRRTRFPDGLPAGDAVSTTAGRLPARWVIHTVGPVHSTTDDRSAVLASAYRRSLEIAGELGAASVVFPAISAGVYGWPAESAARIAVDTVRASPYAGTVSFALFGDAMLREFERALA, encoded by the coding sequence ATGACGGGGTCGATCGCTCTCCTCCGCGCCGACATCACCACCGTCGAGGCCGACGCGATCGTGAACGCCGCGAACAGCTCGCTGCTCGGCGGCGGCGGGGTCGACGGCGCCATCCACCGCCGGGGCGGGCCCGAGATCCTGGCCGCGTGCCGAGAGCTCAGGCGCACCCGCTTCCCCGACGGCCTGCCCGCCGGGGACGCCGTCTCCACCACGGCGGGCCGGCTGCCGGCGCGCTGGGTCATCCACACCGTGGGCCCCGTCCACAGCACGACGGATGACCGGTCGGCGGTACTGGCCTCGGCCTACCGCCGCTCGCTCGAGATCGCGGGCGAGCTCGGCGCCGCCTCCGTCGTGTTCCCGGCGATCAGCGCCGGGGTCTACGGGTGGCCGGCCGAGAGCGCGGCCCGCATCGCGGTGGACACCGTGCGGGCCTCTCCCTACGCCGGAACGGTGTCGTTCGCCCTCTTCGGCGACGCGATGCTGCGGGAGTTCGAGCGGGCGCTGGCGTAG
- a CDS encoding APC family permease: MGPKLLLLFIIGDILGTGIYALTGQVAAEVGGAAWLPFLIAFVVATITACSYLELVTKYPQAAGAALYAHKAFGIHFVTFLICFTVMSSGITSASAAAGAFASNFAIGFGLGEGPGLALVIALAFMILIAAVNLRGVAESVGLNVVLTLVELSGLLLVIFISFFAIFGGQADFSRVVAFDTPDDKSVFLAISTATSLAFFAMVGFEDSVNMAEETKNPSKIFPKVMLTGLGITAVIYVLVSIVAVAIVPVGELAGNDTPLVTVVQTAAPDFPISALIPFISLFAVANSALINMMMASRLLYGMSKQGVLPPFLSKVLPKRRTPWAAILFTTAIALGLTAFVSIDPDNPIAVLLGGTTSLLLLAVFSVVNVSVLVLRKKRVDHKHFRTPTALPVIGAIACLYLVLPWTSGRPPEQYEIAGILLVLGIVLWAITFVHRRRSGYGGAAELDTQALTAVERGPDAD, encoded by the coding sequence ATGGGCCCGAAGCTCCTGCTCCTGTTCATCATCGGCGACATCCTCGGCACCGGCATCTACGCGCTGACCGGTCAGGTGGCGGCCGAGGTGGGCGGGGCGGCCTGGCTGCCGTTCCTCATCGCGTTCGTGGTCGCGACCATCACCGCGTGCTCGTACCTCGAGCTGGTGACGAAGTACCCGCAGGCGGCCGGGGCGGCGCTGTACGCGCACAAGGCCTTCGGCATCCACTTCGTCACCTTCCTGATCTGCTTCACGGTGATGTCCTCGGGCATCACCTCGGCGTCGGCCGCCGCGGGCGCCTTCGCCAGCAACTTCGCCATCGGCTTCGGGCTCGGCGAGGGTCCTGGCCTCGCCCTCGTGATCGCGCTGGCCTTCATGATCCTGATCGCCGCCGTGAACCTCCGCGGCGTCGCCGAGAGCGTGGGCCTGAACGTCGTGCTGACCCTCGTGGAGCTCTCGGGGCTGCTGCTGGTGATCTTCATCAGCTTCTTCGCGATCTTCGGCGGCCAGGCCGACTTCTCCCGTGTCGTGGCCTTCGACACCCCCGACGACAAGAGCGTCTTCCTCGCCATCTCGACCGCGACCTCGCTCGCGTTCTTCGCGATGGTCGGCTTCGAGGACTCGGTGAACATGGCCGAGGAGACCAAGAACCCCTCGAAGATCTTCCCCAAGGTGATGCTGACAGGGCTCGGCATCACCGCTGTGATCTACGTGCTGGTGTCGATCGTGGCGGTCGCCATCGTCCCGGTCGGCGAGCTGGCCGGCAACGACACCCCGCTGGTGACGGTGGTGCAGACGGCCGCACCCGACTTCCCGATCTCGGCGCTCATCCCGTTCATCTCGCTCTTCGCGGTCGCCAACAGCGCCCTGATCAACATGATGATGGCGAGCCGCCTGCTCTACGGCATGAGCAAGCAGGGGGTGCTGCCGCCGTTCCTGTCGAAGGTGCTGCCGAAGCGGCGCACGCCGTGGGCCGCCATCCTGTTCACCACCGCCATCGCGCTGGGGCTCACGGCCTTCGTCTCGATCGACCCCGACAACCCCATCGCCGTGCTGCTCGGCGGCACGACGTCGCTGCTGCTGCTCGCGGTGTTCTCGGTGGTGAACGTGAGCGTGCTGGTGCTGCGCAAGAAGCGCGTCGACCACAAGCACTTCCGCACGCCGACCGCGCTGCCCGTGATCGGCGCGATCGCGTGCCTCTACCTCGTGCTGCCGTGGACCTCGGGCCGCCCGCCCGAGCAGTACGAGATCGCAGGCATCCTGCTGGTGCTCGGCATCGTGCTCTGGGCGATCACCTTCGTCCACCGTCGCCGCAGCGGCTACGGCGGCGCCGCCGAGCTCGACACGCAGGCGCTGACGGCGGTCGAGCGCGGCCCCGACGCCGACTGA